A genomic stretch from Setaria italica strain Yugu1 chromosome VII, Setaria_italica_v2.0, whole genome shotgun sequence includes:
- the LOC111257940 gene encoding uncharacterized protein LOC111257940 — MVPEDKIEHEKLARRSANYVVIGKELYKKAASTGILMKCVLCSKGFEFWDFCPDNLIDVYYSLVAHSCCNGYVECANGMVIQSLKSRIFDDAFKYATKWLHELSHVIRGLRTQKSRATGYTPFFMVYGSKAVLPSDVASDAPRIQYYEEGEAEKS, encoded by the exons ATGGTGCCAGAGGATAaaatagagcatgaaaaattagctcggCGCAGTGCAAACTACGTCGTCATTGGCAAAGAGCTATACAAAAAAGCTGCATCCACAGGGATACTGATGAAATGTGTTCTATGCAGCAAGG GGTTCGAGTTCTGGGATTTTTGCCCAGACAACCTCAttgatgtgtactactccttaGTAGCTCACTCGTGTTGCAACGGCTATGTGGAGTGTGCAAATGGGATGGTCATCCAATCCCTCAAGTCACGTATCTTCGATGACGCGTTCAAATACGCTACCAAGTGGCTACATGAGCTGTCCCATGTCATCAGGGGCCTAAGAACACAGAAGAGTCGGGCTACCGGCTACACACCTTTCTTTATGGTATATGGTTCAAAGGCCGTCTTGCCATCTGATGTGGCCTCCGACGCCCCGCGTATCCAATACTATGAGGAAGGTGAGGCAGAAAAGAGTTAG